From Salvia miltiorrhiza cultivar Shanhuang (shh) unplaced genomic scaffold, IMPLAD_Smil_shh original_scaffold_269, whole genome shotgun sequence, the proteins below share one genomic window:
- the LOC131003817 gene encoding uncharacterized protein LOC131003817, with amino-acid sequence MPPRRVNRNIPENEEEPREPTPPPPPQDRRVEELFLRQNPPTFAGTGDPAETEEWIRAMERIFRFLRCNDAERLMCVSYQLKGTADYWWEAKQKTMAPEQLDELTWVLFKTALCEKFIPRSYRKKKEMEFTTLKQGNRTVVEYDRLFCDLARYAPYRVDTDEKMSELFCAGLRQEIRVVLASQTALSYAEALNRALDMELAMQPEKATHAPTPPSGHYTQASNTPYSNQGQKGKRKWDNRRNDGKKPWQGQNVQPPFVKGDKSFYGGPATSHPGHQGIPPCPKCNKLHTGVCRAGNPNCFTCGKPGHYSSQCPNRQQGMSGGRPNQFPTPQLRAMEGILPLPQPLQQQPFRRPNQPHKQLPAPQAGRPQQYQRMYAINQKNQDKNQGNLTGIGELKGVPIVILFDTGASHSFISHTCVDTLELNVEPAQLHLRVATPLGKFTTVTHVCPNLEFELGPLKLKAKTLRLMRMWTTDIILGMDWLAEHHAVIQCEQRRISFQPPGEEPTCFYAINRKWKKTPIISAVQANKILKEKGATAYLVYLNQEEEAPAKIEDVPIVREYRDVFPDILPGLPPNRQLEFTIDLEPGAAPISKAPYRMAPAELQELKLQLQELLDMGFVRPSASPWGAPVLRHLDLLKE; translated from the exons ATGCCTCCACGAAGAGTGAATAGAAATATACCCGAGAATGAGGAAGAACCCAGAGAAcctacgccgccgcctccacctcaaGATAGGAGAGTGGAAGAACTTTTCTTAAGACAGAACCCACCGACTTTCGCAGGCACGGGAGACCCTGCCGAAACGGAAGAATGGATTCGTGCTATGGAACGAATCTTTCGATTTCTGAGATGCAATGACGCAGAACGTCTTATGTGCGTGTCTTACCAGTTGAAAGGAACCGCCGACTATTGGTGGGAAGCAAAGCAGAAAACTATGGCCCCGGAGCAGTTAGATGAACTCACTTGGGTGCTTTTTAAGACTGCtctgtgtgagaagttcataccCAGaagttataggaaaaagaaagagatggagtttaCCACATTAAAGCAAGGAAATAGAACTGTAGTGGAGTACGATCGACTATTCTGCGATCTGGCCCGCTATGCACCGTATAGAGTGGATACGGATGAGAAGATGTCCGAGTTGTTTTGCGCCGGACTGCGACAAGAGATAAGAGTTGTATTAGCAAGTCAAACGGCACTTTCCTATGCCGAGGCCTTGAACAGAGCTCTAGATATGGAGCTAGCAATGCAGCCGGAGAAAGCAACACACGCACCAACGCCTCCATCAGGCCATTacacgcaagcatcaaacactcCCTACTCTAACCAGGGACAGAAAGGAAAACGCAAATGGGATAATCGTAGAAATGACGGCAAGAAGCCATGGCAAGGCCAGAATGTTCAGCCTCCCTTCGTGAAGGGCGATaagtctttttatggtggaCCAGCGACGTCACACCCCGGACACCAAGGGATACCCCCTTGTCCTAAGTGCAACAAGTTACACACAGGAGTGTGCAGAGCTGGAAACCCAAATTGTTTCACTTGTGGAAAACCAGGGCATTACTCGAGCCAGTGCCCCAACCGACAGCAagggatgagtggaggaagacCCAATCAGTTTCCAACCCCACAGCTCAGGGCAATGGAAGGAATTCTTCCTCTACCTCAACCACTACAGCAACAACCTTTTCGCCGTCCAAATCAGCCTCATAAGCAGCTACCTGCACCGCAAGCAGGAAGACCACAGCAATATCAAAGGATGTATGCTATCAATCAGAAGAATCAGGATAAGAACCAAGGAAACCTAACAGGTATTGGGGAACTGAAAGGTGTACCCATTGTTATTCTCTTTGATACAGGagcatcacattctttcatctcaCATACCTGTGTGGATACATTAGAGTTGAATGTAGAACCAGCCCAGTTACACTTAAGGGTAGCCACTCCCTTAGGGAAGTTCACCACCGTTACACATGTGTGTCCTAACTTGGAATTCGAATTAGGACctcttaagcttaaggctaagaCGTTGAGACTAATGCGAATGTGGACCACCGATatcattttgggaatggactggttagcagaacaCCATGCGGTGATACAATGCGAGCagagacggatatcattccagccaccaGGCGAGGAACCCACATGTTTTTACGCCATCAATAGAAAGTGGAAGAAGACACCTATTATCTCTGCAGTGCAAGCGAACAAGATACTAAAAGAAAAAGGTGCGACAGCATACTTAGTATACCTGAACCAAGAAGAGGAAGCACCAGCAAAGATAGAAGATGTACCTATAGTGCGGGAGTATCGAGATGTTTTCCCGGATATTCTACCAGGTCTACCCCCGAACCGACAATTGGAATTCACGATCGATTTAGAACCCGGAGCAGCACCAATATCCAAAGCACCATATAGGATGGCACCAGCAGAATTGCAAGAACTGAAGttgcaactacaagaattgtTGGACATGGGATTCGTTCGACCCAGTGCTTCACCTTGGGGAGCACCGGTcct ACGACATCTTGATTTACTCAAAGAATGA